GGCCCACGGCCACGCACTCGATAGCCGGCGACGACGTGGCGGAGGTCAGGTTCGAGGGCCGCGTGGGCGGGCGGATCGTCGAGGTCGCCAGGGACGGCACCGAGTGCAGCTGGGGCGAGGTCATGGCCTGGAACCCGCCGCACAGGTTCGTGGTCTCCTGGCACGCGGCGCCGGAGCCGAAGGCCGCGTCGGTGCTCGAGGTCCGCTTCAGGCCCGTCGCGGACGGCACCGAGCTCTACCTCGAGCACAGGGGCTGGGAGGAGCACGGCGCCGAGGGCCAGCCGCTGCGCGACAGGTACGAGCCGGGCTGGGACTTCGTGCTCGACCGGTTCGTCGCGGCGGCGGGCCGGCCCGCCTAGGGCGCCGACCGGCCTGGACCGCCGGGCTCGTCCCTGGTGCATCATCGGTCAGGGACACCCGTTGGGCCCACGCGCGGATCGGAGGCCACGCCATGCCACGCCCCCTCACCACAGCCAGCGACGTGAAGCGGACGGCCGTCTAGCCTTGGACCCTTACGCCCCCAGCCCGACCGACCGCTTCACCTTCGGCCTGTGGACGGTCGGCAACGTGGGCCGCGACCCGTTCGGCGAGCCGACGCGTGAGCCCCTCGACCCCGCCTACGTCGTCGCCAAGCTGGCCGAGCTCGGCGCCTACGGGGTCAACCTCCACGACCACGACCTGGTGCCGGACGGCACGCCGGCACGCGAGCGCGACCGGATCGTCGCCCGCTTCCGCCGGGCCTTGGCAGAGCACGGCCTGGTCGTGCCCATGGCCACCACGAACCTGTTCACGGACCCCGTGTTCAAGGACGGCGCTTTCACCAGCGCCGACGCCCGCGTGCGGAACTACGCGCTGAGCAAGACGATGCGGGCGATCGACCTGGGCGCGGAGCTGGGCGCGAGGACCTACGTGTTCTGGGGCGGGCGCGAGGGCGCCGAGGTGGACGCCGGCGGCAAGCTGCTCGACGCCCTGGCCTGGTACCGCGACTGCCTCGACTACCTCTGCGAGTACGTCGTCGACCAGGGGTACGAGCTGCGCTTCGCCCTCGAGCCCAAGCCCCACGAGCCGCGCGGCCACGCGTTCCTGCCCACGGTCGGCAGCGCCCTGGGGTTCATCGCGACCCTGCAGCGCCCCGAGATGGTCGGTCTCAACCCGGAGTTCGCGCACGAGACGATGGCCGGCCTGTCGTTCCCGCACGCCCTGGCCGCCGCGATCGACGCGGGCAAGCTCTTCCACGTCGACCTCAACGACCAGCTCATGAGCCGCTTCGACCAGGACCTGCGCTTCGGCGCCGAGAACCTGAAGGCCGCCTTCTTCACGGTCATGCTCCTCGAGCGGCACTACGACGGGCCCAGGCACTTCGACGCCCACGCCCTGCGCACCGAGGACGAGGAGGGCGTCTGGGAGTTCGCCAAGGGCTGCATGCGCACCTACAAGATGCTGGCCGCGAAGGTCGAGCGCTTCGCGGCCGACGAGGAGGTCAAGGCGGCCCTGGCCGCCTACCGCGTCGACGACCCGGAGGGGGAGTGGCCGCCGCGCTACACGCGCGACGCCGCCGAGGCCCTGAAGGCGCGCGCCTTCGACCTGCCCGCGCTGCGCCGGCGCGGCCCGGGTCTCGAGCGCATCGACCAGCTGACCGTCGAGGTACTGCTGGGTGTCCGCTGACGTGAGCCGCGGGGGCCCCGAGGGGTCGCCCTCATGACGCCTGACGGCCGCGGCGGCGACGTCGCGCTGGGCGTCGACATCGGCACCAGCGGCGTGCGCGTGGTCGCCCTCGACCGCGAGGGACGTGTCGTCGACGCGGCGGAGAACGCCATCCCGCTCGCCACCCCGCGGCCGGGCTGGACCGAGCAGGACCCGGCCGACTGGGTCGCCGCGTCCGAGGCCGGCCTGGGAGAGGTCGCGTCCCGCGTGGGCCCTGACCGCGTCGCGGGCATCGGTCTCTCCGGCCAGATGCACGGGATGGTGGCGACCGACGACGCCGGTCGCGTCGTGCGCCCGGCCCTGTTGTGGAACGACCAGCGCACGGCCGCGGAGGCAGCGGAGATCGAGGCCGCCGTCGGCCGCGAGCGCCTCGTCGCGCGCACGGGCAACCCGGCCGTGACCGGCTTCCAGCTGCCGAAGGTGCTGTGGCTCAGGCGCCACGAGCCGGAGGCTTTCGCCCGCGCCAGGCGCGTCGCCCTGCCGAAGGACCACGTCGCCACCAGCCTCACGGGCGCGGCCGCCGCCGAGCCCACCGACGCCTCCGGCACGGGCGCCTACCACCTCGCCGCCGGCGCCTGGGACGAGGAGGTGCTGGCCGCGGTCGGCCTCGACCCGGCGCTGTGGCCGCCGCTCGTGCGCTCCGACGAGGTCGTCGGCGGCCTGCTGCCCTCGGTCGCCGCCCGGGTCGGCCTGCCGGCCGGCCTGCCCGTGGTCGCGGGCGCTGGCGACAACGCGGCGGCGGCGACGGCGCTGGGCCTCGGCACCGCCCACCGTGAGGTAGGGAGCGTGAGCCTGGGCACGAGCGGCGTGCTCTTCGCAGCCGTGAGCGAGCCGACGCCCGAGCCCGCGGGGCGGGTCCACCTCTTCGCGCACGCCGACGGCGGCTACCACCTGCTGGGGGTGACGCTGTCGGCGGCGGGCAGCCTGCGCTGGTACCGCGACGTGTTCGCCCCCGGTGCGGGCTACGACGAGCTGGTGGCCGAGGCGGCGACGTCGCCCCCAGGCGCCGGCGGCGTGACGTTCAAGCCCTACCTCGCCGGCGAGCGCAGCCCGCACCTGCGGCCCGACCTGCGCGGCTCGTTCCACGGCCTCTCCCTGGCCACCACGCGGGCCGACGTCGTGCGCGCCGTCCTCGAGGGCGTGACCTTCTCGCTGCGCCAGGCCCACGAGGCCATGGCGCCGCTGGCGGCGCCCACGCGCTGGCTGGCCACCGGCGGCGGCGCGCGCTCCGACCTGTGGCTGCGGGTGCTGGCGACCGTACTGGGAGCGCCGGTCGGCCGCCCGGCGGGCCTCGACGGACGCGAGACGCGGGCCGGCGCCGCCGAGGGCGCGGCCCGGCTGGCCTGGCGGGCCCTCGGCCACGCGCCGGCGCGGGCGCCCCGCGCGGCCCTCTGGTTCGAGCCCGACGCCGCGCAGGCGGACGCGCTGGAGGAGGCGTACGCGCGCTACGTGGCGCTGGGTCCGTCACCGCGGGAAGCCGAGAGGAGACCTTCTTGAGCCACGACCACCTCGAGCTGGCGCGCCTGACGCGCGACGAGGTCGCGGCGCGCGCCGCCGACGCCGTCCTCGTCGTGCCGACCGCGGCGGTCGAGCAGCATGGGCCCCACCTGCCGCTCGGCACCGACGCGCTCATCGGCGAGGCCGTCGCGCGCGAGGCCCTGAGCCGCGTCGAGGACGCCGACCGCTTCGTACTCGCGCCGGTGCTGCCCTACGGCAGCTCCCACCACCACCTCGCCTACGCCGCCCTCTCGCTCGGCTCGGGCTCGTTCCTGGCGGCCGTCGCCGACCTCCTGCGGTCGGCGGTGAGCTCGGGCTTCCGCCGCGTCTACGTCCTCAACTCGCACGGCGGCAACGTCGAGGGCGTGCGCCAGGCCGCGCGCGACGTGGCGCTGACGCGCGAGGCCGTGATCGGCAGCTGCTCGTACTGGGACGTGAGCCGCGCCGCGATCGCCGAGGCGGGGACCGTGGCGGCGGGCCTCGTGCCCGGTCACGCCGGCCAGTTCGAGACCAGCCTGATGCTCGCGATCGCGCCGGAGCTGGTCAGGCTGGACCGGCTGCCGCGGGGCGATCACGCCGGCCCGCTGGCGGCGGGCGTGAGCGCGGAGGGCAGCGCGATCGAGGCCCACGGCGACTGGACGCGGATGGACGGGTTCACCGACGTGCCGGCGTCGCCGAGCGCCGAGACCGGACGCGCCCTCCTCCGGGTCATCGGCGAGCGGGTAGCCGACGCGCTCGCGGAGTTCCGCCGGCTGTCGGACGCGGCCGTGCGGGGCTGGCGCGCCTGACCCGGCGGCGCGGGTCGCGCCTGGCGCGGCGGCGCGGGTCGCGCCGGGCTCAGCCCGCTCGCTTCAGGCTCCGCTCGAGCGCGCCCAGCAGGTCCGCGACGAGGTCGTCCGGGTCCTCGAGGCCGACGTGGAGCCTCACGAGGGAGCGGGGGACCGCGAAGTAGCGGGTGGCGCCGTCCGGCGCTCCGGTGAGGTGGCCGAGCAGCGCGGGGTAGACGAGGCTCTCGTACCCGCCCCAGGAGACTCCGAGGCGGAAGAGCCGCAGCTCGTCCACGAAGGGCTCCACCAGGCCCTCGTCGGCCAGCTCGAAGGAGAGGAGGCCGCTCGCGGCGGTGAGGTACCGCCCGAACAGGTCGCGCTGCGGGTGGTCCTCGAGCGCGGGGTAGTGGACGGCTTGGACCGCCTGGTGCTCCCGCAGGGCACGAGCGACGGCGAGGGCCGAGCGTCCGTGGCGCTCCAGCCTCACGGGCAGCGTCCTCAGGCCCCGCAGCAGCAGCCACGCCTCGAAGGGCGCCAGCTTGCCGCCCAGCAGCATCAGCGCGTCGGACCGGAGGCGGTCGACGAGCTCCCTGCGCCCCGCCACGACCCCGGCCACGACGTCGGAGTGACCGGAGAGGTACTTGGAGGCCGAGTGGAGGACGAGGTCGACGCCGTGCTCGACGGGCCGCTGGCCCAGCGGCGTGGCCCAGGAGTTGTCCATGACCGTGAGCGCGCCCACCTCCCGGGCCGCGGCGGCCAGGGCGGCCAAGTCCTGCAGCTCGAACAGCAGGGTCGTCGGGCTCTCGAGGTAGAGCAGCGCGGCCGGGGGCGCGTCGTAGCCGCCGCGCAGGGCGTCGGCGACGGCCGCGACGTCCGTGCCGTCGACGAACCGGGTCGCGACGCCGAAGCGGGGCAGCAGCCGCGTCATCAGCCCGTGGGCGTCGGGGTAGACGTGGCGGACGCACACGACCCTGTCCCCCGCCCGCAGGTTCGTCAGCAGCACGGCCGCGATGGCGGCCATGCCGCTGGCGAAGGCTACGGCGTCCTCCGCCCGCTCGAGCGAGGCGACCTTGCGCTCGAACGCCTCGACGGTGGGGTTGCGTCCCCGCGAGTAGACGTAGCGGGCCTCGGTGCCGGCCTCGAGGGTCGCCCTCATGTCGGCGAAGGTGTCGAAGGTGAAGAGGGAGGTCTGATGGAGCGCGGGCACCACGTCCGCCGACCCCGCGGCCTCCGGGTCCCGGAGCAGCTCGGTCTCCGGGCTCGGCGCCGGCCGGCGCGTCACCGGCCCTCGCCCGCCAGCGCCTCGAGCTGCTGCCAGCAGACGAGCTGCATGCGCGGCAGGTGGAAAGGCCCCTTCCAGACGCTGCCCTTCAGGCGCGTGGCGACGGTGCCGTCGCGGTGCAGGTAGCCGTACCACTCGCCGTGCTCGCGGTCGGGGAAGCGCGCGTAGGCCCACTCGTGCACGCGGTCGTGCATCTCCAGGTACCTGTGGTCGCGCGTCAGGCGGTACGCCATCACCGCCGCGATCATGGCCTCGTTGTGCGGCCACCAGAACTTCATGTCGTGCCAGTACTCGGTCGCTGGCAGGTCCCTCACGTCGCGGTAGTAGAGGATCCCGCCGTGGACCTCGTCCCAGCCCCAGTCGAACATCCAGTCGAGGATCCTCGTGCCCAGCTCCGTCAGGTGGGCGTCGCCGCCGCGGTGCAGGGACTCGCGCATGATGAACCAGGCCGCCTCGATCGCGTGGCCGGGGCAGAGCGTCCGGCCCTGCACGTGGT
Above is a window of Trueperaceae bacterium DNA encoding:
- a CDS encoding SRPBCC domain-containing protein yields the protein PTATHSIAGDDVAEVRFEGRVGGRIVEVARDGTECSWGEVMAWNPPHRFVVSWHAAPEPKAASVLEVRFRPVADGTELYLEHRGWEEHGAEGQPLRDRYEPGWDFVLDRFVAAAGRPA
- the xylA gene encoding xylose isomerase; the encoded protein is MDPYAPSPTDRFTFGLWTVGNVGRDPFGEPTREPLDPAYVVAKLAELGAYGVNLHDHDLVPDGTPARERDRIVARFRRALAEHGLVVPMATTNLFTDPVFKDGAFTSADARVRNYALSKTMRAIDLGAELGARTYVFWGGREGAEVDAGGKLLDALAWYRDCLDYLCEYVVDQGYELRFALEPKPHEPRGHAFLPTVGSALGFIATLQRPEMVGLNPEFAHETMAGLSFPHALAAAIDAGKLFHVDLNDQLMSRFDQDLRFGAENLKAAFFTVMLLERHYDGPRHFDAHALRTEDEEGVWEFAKGCMRTYKMLAAKVERFAADEEVKAALAAYRVDDPEGEWPPRYTRDAAEALKARAFDLPALRRRGPGLERIDQLTVEVLLGVR
- the xylB gene encoding xylulokinase, which codes for MTPDGRGGDVALGVDIGTSGVRVVALDREGRVVDAAENAIPLATPRPGWTEQDPADWVAASEAGLGEVASRVGPDRVAGIGLSGQMHGMVATDDAGRVVRPALLWNDQRTAAEAAEIEAAVGRERLVARTGNPAVTGFQLPKVLWLRRHEPEAFARARRVALPKDHVATSLTGAAAAEPTDASGTGAYHLAAGAWDEEVLAAVGLDPALWPPLVRSDEVVGGLLPSVAARVGLPAGLPVVAGAGDNAAAATALGLGTAHREVGSVSLGTSGVLFAAVSEPTPEPAGRVHLFAHADGGYHLLGVTLSAAGSLRWYRDVFAPGAGYDELVAEAATSPPGAGGVTFKPYLAGERSPHLRPDLRGSFHGLSLATTRADVVRAVLEGVTFSLRQAHEAMAPLAAPTRWLATGGGARSDLWLRVLATVLGAPVGRPAGLDGRETRAGAAEGAARLAWRALGHAPARAPRAALWFEPDAAQADALEEAYARYVALGPSPREAERRPS
- a CDS encoding creatininase family protein, with the translated sequence MSHDHLELARLTRDEVAARAADAVLVVPTAAVEQHGPHLPLGTDALIGEAVAREALSRVEDADRFVLAPVLPYGSSHHHLAYAALSLGSGSFLAAVADLLRSAVSSGFRRVYVLNSHGGNVEGVRQAARDVALTREAVIGSCSYWDVSRAAIAEAGTVAAGLVPGHAGQFETSLMLAIAPELVRLDRLPRGDHAGPLAAGVSAEGSAIEAHGDWTRMDGFTDVPASPSAETGRALLRVIGERVADALAEFRRLSDAAVRGWRA
- a CDS encoding PLP-dependent transferase, with translation MTRRPAPSPETELLRDPEAAGSADVVPALHQTSLFTFDTFADMRATLEAGTEARYVYSRGRNPTVEAFERKVASLERAEDAVAFASGMAAIAAVLLTNLRAGDRVVCVRHVYPDAHGLMTRLLPRFGVATRFVDGTDVAAVADALRGGYDAPPAALLYLESPTTLLFELQDLAALAAAAREVGALTVMDNSWATPLGQRPVEHGVDLVLHSASKYLSGHSDVVAGVVAGRRELVDRLRSDALMLLGGKLAPFEAWLLLRGLRTLPVRLERHGRSALAVARALREHQAVQAVHYPALEDHPQRDLFGRYLTAASGLLSFELADEGLVEPFVDELRLFRLGVSWGGYESLVYPALLGHLTGAPDGATRYFAVPRSLVRLHVGLEDPDDLVADLLGALERSLKRAG